AATTTAACTCCTGATTgtcctttccttttttgtagtgtttagATGTATCGGGGTGTATCTATGTTGGGGTTAGTTCTCTGGAAATCCCGCAGTGAGGCTGGGGAGAggttttatagtagtataatttagaAGTTCATTTATATGTGAGTGAAAATCAGATATAGATTTGGATAGAGGTAATGTCCGTTCATATGGTAATTATCTTCCTAAATTCCTAGATCAGCTTCCAATAATAAGTGACTTCATAACTtctaattatttgttgaagCTAACTTGATCATcaaatatttccatttttcagTTTCACCGATATTTATAGCTATGCTCCTCATTTGCAGATGTTTGAGGTTCGGTTTGATAATCTTGATGTCATACTGCGTTACTCATCTGCTCTAGTCCAAGGTGCTAAAAATGTCTTCTGGTAAAAATCTTGCCCTTTACTTGTATGAGAAATTTAGTCCCATAAGCTTCTTTATAGAGAAAAGGTCGGTGGGGTAATTACCAAAAACTGTTAAGTATGCTGTTTTCGTATCAACCAATCCTCACTCTTTTTAGTACTACAATCTTACTTTCGTGTGGAACACAAGCTGGTTATATTCAATTCCATGTAAAAGAAAGGAACATGATTAGAGAAGTCTGGAACTTACTTTTCTTGTGGATTGTTGCCATTTATTGTATCAACCCATACATTTCTTGCTGGTTGTCCTGCATGGTGGCTGTACGAAGAAAATATAACTTTGAACAGCCAGTGGATGCCGCATAAAATCTTTCAATTGCCAAATTTGTTGTTTCTTAGGTAACAATCCCGTAGGGACGTGCATTTGGTTTTCTAGCACTTGGAATGGATAAATGGACAAAAGAgggaaataatatttgtacATTTAATAAAGAAGGTATTATGCCCTGGATGTCTCACATGTGAAGTTTCAGGAGAAAGGATCACacttataatttctaaaaaattgtaattatgTGTATCCATGTGTGTGCATATGTATATGATTTATTCTTAAGAAGATGTTTCTAAGTGAAATTTCCTTATCATGGAATTTGTAATTCGTACTTGCAGGACTGACGTTCATACGAATGCAAGGCGCTTCTCAAGTCTCTTTATTGTGAGATTTTTTACCTAAGAAACTAAATAACATGTCATTTGGTTCATAATATACGATTAGTTGTTATCTAATACGCTTccttcttttgatttttgtagtATCTTCTTGAAGAAGTTGCTTTCCGTCCAGAGAGATTAAAGACGATCTCCCCACAGGTATAGCATTTGTTTTCTCTGTTATTATGTAATTCCTTGTAGGCGTCCCAAACCTTGATCTTATCTTTTTAACCATTAAGTTATAATACTTCATAAATAACTTCTGCTGTTAAAAATTTCTTGACAGGCTCAAAGAgacctttttcttcttctctcaaGATTCCTATTTTTCTATGACACAGGTAAatccatttatttttgtattgtttGAACTTAGATACATACCAGTCTTCCAATTCGATTGTACTTCTAAGAACTGCCCTCTTCCCTCTTTGCAGATGATCGacttgaaatatttttgaagCAATTTCCAGATTTTCCAAATGCCATTTTAGTTGGTGGTGCACCAGACATATTTGTCAGTGAACTAGCTAATCAGGTATGTAAAAAGATCATGAGATAAAAGACGTTTGATTGTTGTCTTcattatcataaatttttttcctattttcagTCTTGCTTTATCTAATCTGTTATTCTTCATTCTGTTGCCAGCTTCAGGAATTGAAGGTAGAACCGGTTCTTCTTCATTACTTATCTCGTGTAAAAGTTCTTCAAGGTATTGTCTCATCTACCTTCTCTCTCTAGCGCGCACACATTGATTTTTGGATATCTGACTAATATCTGTACAGGCCTAGAAATAAGAGTAGCAACAAGTAGAAGATTAAAAACATGCTTATATAGTTTCACATCCCCTGGTGGTCCCATGTACCCGACAAGAGATGTTCGTCATGCAGCATGGGATGCTTTAGACTTTCTTTTCCCTGTAAGCCACTATATTTCACATGTTTACTATGATAGCTACAATAGCCATGTGTTTCTACTCTTAATTGCAGTTTTGAATATAACACTCTTTTCATTAAGTATCTGGATATACTCTCACCATTTTAATGATTGAATTAGTTCATGGAAGTGAGGCTATATGAGCTGAATGTGTGAAAAATGGAAGAGAGAACTGATATATTATAAAGACAACAAACAATGAACCCTTGTTAACTTTACAAATTTGATACTCAAGAAGTGCGAAATTGTTTCGTATTGTTTTGCAGGTTGGGAAATATCCTAGACACATAATCAGTCTCTTCTTTCAACTACTTTATCCATGGTACTGGCCTTCTACTTGTTGGAACTTGATACGTTCTTGTGTAAGAGCTATCCTATATTATGTGTTGATGTTGTTATTCTCCTCCTGGGAAAGACTGACCAAATTGAAACCGTCATAGGTGTCGATAACTAGTTGTGAAAGGAATATAGAGAGGGTTGTGCGAGTCTAATTCTAATGTTGGACCCTGCCTAATGTAATGGCATTGAATGCTGTGTTGTGcaatatgtaataataaatgtaaCTCAATTATGTAGCACTCGCAAACTCTGGCAATATTATAAAGACTTCATTCACATATTCGGCTACAACTCAAACATCAAGACAAATATGCACACAAATCTCATGCAATGTATGattattaatactagtatttaatgtGGATTGGATATTCTACAactaaatactagtactacctAATTAGCATCACATCAAATGAATCAATTGATCTGCACAAACAAGATCAATATCCATACTTCTCTAAAATACTGTTACCAACATATTCATATTAAATCCACGTTAAATCCAATGTATGACTAATAACCCACGTTAAATCCACATTTAAGCAACATATAAACGCACCCTTGCTAATAACCCACAAACTCATACACCCCTAAACAGTGAAAATGGAAACACAGAGGCTGGGAGCTTCAACACAACATGTGTAAAGATAAATGAATATACACCCTTCATGATACAACTACTGGGAACGTAGTGAAGACTCGACCAATAGTCCTGGTCCACAGTATAAGCAGACAGCGGAGAACAACAGCAACGGCGAAAGTAAATTACACACTTATCTCTTTAACCATGTAAAAAGATACAGTGAATGGAATAAAACAAGTTTCCTCACTGTCTCTACTTTAGATATCTGCCTTCTTTAAAAGTGCTAATATAGGTCGACATAGAAACTTCGTTGAACTTCAAGTACCAAACAGGCAGGGTGAATGTTAATCCAGCAATTATGCCAAAGGAAGGATTAGTTTGTCTGCATTGCATCTGCATGGTACTTCTCTAGATCAGCATCAAGATCTTCAGCAGATACCTTCTCACCACCGCGGCCCCCTCTTCCCTGTCCACTTCCTTGTCCGCGACCTCTTCCAAATCCACGACCTCCTCCTCTTCCACCCCGTGGCCTTCCAAAACCACCTCTCCCTTGTCCACTGCATATGGAAAGTAAgataatttagataaaaacAACCGAGATAGTAATGGAGTCTTATTCATTTAACTACAACATCTTTCATCTCCGAGGATTTCATCCTAGATGGAAGCAGAGTTATAGAAGTGTAACaaacttatttccattttcaaacGGACATGGTTGcttattcaatattttcaataagTTCCTGAAACTTATGTACATCAGTGACTTAGCTTAGTTTCCTAGTAAAAACCTGCTTTCAGAAGCATCAATTACTCTTAGTTCTTAATGTACTAGTAGAGGTAGCAAGCTAGTCACATATTATCAGAAAATAATATGAACACCTAGaacaatattaaaagaaaacagCAACTCAATGAATACACTTTTTAATCAAAGATACCCAACTAGTTACCTCAAATGACAAGTGCCAGAGTAATTATCTAAACATTAGTTCTCTCAACTCATTCCTTTTCAGTCTAATATTCTAGCAATCAAGCAGAAGAACAATTCTATTACGCAAGAAATGGTTAACCCTAATCCAGCAGTCCATGTCATGTTACATGTTTCTTCATCCAAGTTAAAGACTGGAAACACCAAAAACAGATGAAGGAACAGTGGAGCACCCTATTGATTCACTTTCAAGATGGCAATTCCAAGAGcccaagaaaaggaaaatttacATATGAGCTATCTAAAGTATATCATATCAATCGAGACCCTTAATAAAgaaagtaattttaaaatgccAAAATACTAAATCACTCATCGAGCCAGGAATAGGATACAGACCTTCGAGGAGCTACATTTGAATCGCCAAAAGCACCAGCAGAAGGAAAAGCTCCAGCACCAGCACCAGCGCCAGGAGTAGTAATGTTTGTTCCAACAAGTTCTAGTTTCATTGGTTTACCATCAAGCTGGACATTATTATACCTCTTTATAGCAGCCATGGCATCTTGTCGTCTTGAAAAGACTACTTCAGCAGTACCCTGCAAATAAACATTACTCCTAAACCGTTCCAAGACACAAAACTACAGAACAAGCAAGAAATGATCAAATTCAGCTACCTTCGATCGTCCACTCCTATCATAGTGTACAACATTTCTTTTCAGGTCTCCAACCTCCGAAAACAGCTCCTATTATTGCATAAATATCCTTATGA
The genomic region above belongs to Salvia hispanica cultivar TCC Black 2014 chromosome 3, UniMelb_Shisp_WGS_1.0, whole genome shotgun sequence and contains:
- the LOC125211912 gene encoding uncharacterized protein LOC125211912 gives rise to the protein MSSALTPRAAAYLGAVALQIEKKLQRALASASQSRNLLQELFADIALEVDDRAKEIIFEEEGVVYGAEDRYGRAYCFYDVLADYFVSTPKSGDSIIDLIVQLWSQSFASNIFCLLFYKRMFEVRFDNLDVILRYSSALVQGAKNVFWTDVHTNARRFSSLFIYLLEEVAFRPERLKTISPQAQRDLFLLLSRFLFFYDTDDRLEIFLKQFPDFPNAILVGGAPDIFVSELANQLQELKVEPVLLHYLSRVKVLQGLEIRVATSRRLKTCLYSFTSPGGPMYPTRDVRHAAWDALDFLFPVGKYPRHIISLFFQLLYPWYWPSTCWNLIRSCVRAILYYVLMLLFSSWERLTKLKPS
- the LOC125215161 gene encoding THO complex subunit 4A encodes the protein MSGAALDMSLDDLIKNNKKSGATRGGRARAAGPGPARRPNNRFANRVTPYSAPKAPETAWGHDMFAAGGGRSSSIETGTKLYISNLDYGVSNEDIKELFSEVGDLKRNVVHYDRSGRSKGTAEVVFSRRQDAMAAIKRYNNVQLDGKPMKLELVGTNITTPGAGAGAGAFPSAGAFGDSNVAPRSGQGRGGFGRPRGGRGGGRGFGRGRGQGSGQGRGGRGGEKVSAEDLDADLEKYHADAMQTN